From the Halococcus saccharolyticus DSM 5350 genome, the window TGGTCTGTACTGCCTTCTTGAGTACGGCGCTCGGGATGGTCGCGGGCTGGAATCGCGGCTCGTGGCTCGAAACCGGCAGCATCGTTGCGACCACGTTCTTCCGGTCGACGCCGGTGTTCATCACCGCGCTCGGGTTCATCATCGTGTTCGCGTACACCTTCGATCTCGTGCCGGCGTTCGGGATGCGCGACATCACCGTCACCCCGAGCGGGATCGGGGCGTACTTCTCGCTCGATTTCCTCCATCACTACCTCCTCCCCTTTACTGTGGCGGTGCTCTACTACAGCGGCGACTTCTTGCTGCTCGCCCGCAACGGCATCGTCGAGCGGAAAGGCTCGGCGTTTCTCAAACTCCATCGCGCGAAGGGGCTCTCGGAGACCGAACAGCTCTGGCGTGCCGGCCGGAACTCGCTGCTGCCCGTGCTGACCTACTTCGCGCTCCGGCTCGGGATGGTGTTCCAGGGTCTCATCCTGCTCGAAGTGGTGTTCGGCTGGCCCGGGATCGGCCGCCAGCTCGTCACCTCGATCGCCCAGCAGGACTATCCCGTGGTGCAGGCCGCGGTGTTCCTGATGGCGCTCGCGGTCATCGTGATGAACCTCGTGGCCGACGTGCTCTCGGCGTACTTCGATCCCACGGTTTCGATGGGAGGTGGGAGCTGATGTCCGTCGAGTTCTCGCGGCCGACCGGCGACTGGCTGCGGACGAAAGTCGGTCAGGCCCGCGACCAGCTCCGGTTCATCGCCGAGGACCGCCCGGCGCTCGTGAGCATGGTGATCCTCGCGGGCTTTCTGTTTCTCGGCGTGTTCGGCCCGGTGATCGCTCCCCACGACCCGATTCGCTACAGCGT encodes:
- a CDS encoding ABC transporter permease, which encodes MSEFQRFLAKRIGISVVLTLVAVSVIFFTLRLLPGSPFTQLVASGNLTDQQIQEIMQLYGLNRPLGEQYLAYLRNLLTFQFGFSIRQSRPVWAILGPKLLNTLVLLVPALVCTAFLSTALGMVAGWNRGSWLETGSIVATTFFRSTPVFITALGFIIVFAYTFDLVPAFGMRDITVTPSGIGAYFSLDFLHHYLLPFTVAVLYYSGDFLLLARNGIVERKGSAFLKLHRAKGLSETEQLWRAGRNSLLPVLTYFALRLGMVFQGLILLEVVFGWPGIGRQLVTSIAQQDYPVVQAAVFLMALAVIVMNLVADVLSAYFDPTVSMGGGS